Within the Nocardioides humi genome, the region TCGAGCATCACCTCGACGGCCGCGTCGAGGATGCGGCGCTGGACGTCGAGGGACCGGCTCTGGACGGCGCGAGGGGGCACGGCTAGAGTATAGGCGAACCAGTCAGCACTGACTGGTTCGTGATCCGGCTCCTGGAGGTCCCCATGCCCACGCCCGTCATCGTCGACGTCGTCCGCCTCGCGTCCGGCAAGGGCAAGCCCGGCGGCGCGCTGTCCGGCACCCATCCGACCTCGCTGCTCGTCCACGTCCTGCGCTCGCTCGTCGAGCGCAACGACCTCGACCCCGCCCTGGTCGACGACGTCATCGCCGGCTGCGTCTTCCAGGCGAGCGAGCAGGCGCTGAACATCGCGCGCAACGCCGTCCTCGGCGCCGGGTTCCCCGAGAGCGTGCCGGGCACCACGCTGGACCGCCAGTGCGGCTCGAGCCAGCAGGCCGTGCACTTCGCGGCACAGGGCGTCGCCGCCGGCGCGTACGACGTCGTCATCGCCGCCGGCGTGGAGTCGATGAGCCGGGTCCCGATGGGCACGACGCCCATGGGCAAGGACCCCTACGGCCCCGAGGTGGCCGCGCGCTACCCCGAGGGCCTGGTCAACCAGGGCATCTCCGCCGAGCTGGTCGCCGCGCGCTGGAAGCTCGACCGCGAGACCCTCGACGCCTACTCCGCCGAGTCGCACCGCCGTGCCGCCGAGGCGGCCGCCGCCGGCTTCTTCGACCGCGAGATCGTGCCGATCGCCGTCACCGGCGCCGACGGCGCGACGCTCGAGCACCGCCTCGACGAGACCGTCCGCGCCACGACCACGGTGGAGGGCCTCGCGGGCCTCAAGCCCGCCTTCGCCGACGAGGTGTTCACCGAGCGCTTCCCCGAGATCGACTGGCGGATCACGCCCGGCAACTCCTCGCCGCTGACCGACGGCGCGTCCGCCGTCCTCATCATGAGCGAGGAGGCCGCGGCCAAGCTGGGTCTCACGCCCCGCGCCCGGTTCGTGTCGTACGCCGTCACCGGCGACGACCCGGTGCTCATGCTGACCGCGCCGATCCCCGCCACCCGGCAGGCGCTGCGCCGCGCCGGCCTCGGCATCGACGACCTCGACGCCTACGAGGTCAACGAGGCCTTCGCCCCCGTCCCGCTCGCCTGGGCGCAGGATCTCGCCGCCGACCCGGCGAAGCTCAACCCGCGCGGCGGCGCCATCGCCCTGGGCCACGCGCTCGGCTCGTCGGGCACCCGCCTGCTCGGCACCCTGCTCAACCACCTCGAGGCCACCGGCGGCCGGTACGGGCTGCAGACCATGTGCGAGGCCGCCGGCATGGCCAACGCCACCATCATCGAACGCATCTGATCTGATCTGGCCGAGCGTGTCGCCCATCGAAGGCTGCGCGCAGGCCTTCGGCCCACGCTTGCCTCCGATGCGACTTCGTCGCAGGCGACACGCTGCCGGCCTCTATCCGCCCATCTCCAACCCGTAAGGACCGACCATGCAGATCTCCGACACCGTCGCCCTCGTCACCGGCGGCGCCTCCGGTCTCGGTCGCGCGACCGTCGAGGCCCTCCTCGCCAAGGGCGGCAGGGCCGTCATCCTCGACCTGCCAGGCGGCGCCGGCGAGGTCGCGGCCAAGGAGCTCGGCGACGCGGCCCGGTTCGTCCCCGCCGACGTCCGCAGCGAGGACGACGTCGCCGCCGCGATCGCCGCCGCGGCCGAGCTCGGCGAGCTCCGGGTCGTCGTCAACTGCGCCGGCACGGGCGACGCGATCAAGACCGTCGGCCGGGACAACACGCCCTACCCGTTCGACAAGTTCCAGCGGATCATCGAGATCAACCTGCTCGGCACCTTCAACGTCATCCGGCTCACCGCCGCGCACATGGCCGGCCTCGACCTGCTCGGCGAGGAGCGCGGCGTCATCGTCAACACCGCGTCGGTCGCCGCGTTCGACGGCCAGATCGGCCAGGCGGCGTACTCCGCCTCGAAGGGCGGCGTCGTCGGGATGACCCTCCCGATCGCCCGCGACCTCGCGAGCCTCGGCATCCGCGTGGTCACCATCGCGCCCGGGCTGTTCGACACCCCGCTGCTCGCGTCGCTGCCCGAGGACGCCCGCACGAGCCTCGGCCGGCAGGTGCCGCACCCCTCGCGCCTCGGCGACCCCGGCGAGTACGGCGCACTGGCCGCCCACGTCGTCGAGAACCCGATGCTCAACGGCGAGACCATCCGTCTCGACGGCGCGATCCGGATGGCTCCGCGCTGATCCCCGGCTCGGCCGGGTCGTGCGCGATCCGACCGGCGTGCAGTCGTGCGTGCGCGATCGCCTCCGGCGTCGTGGCGAACAGGTGCCGCTCGTGCGCGAGCTGGCGGTGCACGCCCAGCTGCTGCAGCACGGCGAGATGCTCCGGCCGCGTCCCGGAGAGCAGCACCGTGACGCCCCGCTGCTCCAGGCGCCCGATGGTGTCGGCGAGGACGTGGGCGCCGGTGGCGTCGACGGTCGTCAGGTGCGACATCCGGAGGACGACCACGCGGACCCGCCCGACCTCGGCGAGCTCGAGCAGGAAGTCGTGGGCGGCGGCGAAGAAGAGCGGTCCGTCGAGGCGGTAGGCGACGATGTGCTCGTCGAGCAGTCGCCGTTCCTCGTCGTGGTGGTCGCTCCCGTCGAGCGGCACCTCCTCCAGCCGCGCGGTGGTGGCGGTCTGGCGCAGGGCGAAGAAGCCGGCGACGGCCAGGCCGATGACGACGGCGAGGACGAGGTCGAGGACGACCGTGGCCGCGGCGGTGACCAGCAGCGTGGCGGCGTCGCCGCGGGTCGCGCGCAGCAGCGGCGCGAGGCTGGAGACCCGGACCATCTGCACGGCGGTGGCGATCAGCACCCCGGCCAGGGCGGCGAGCGGGATGTGACCGACCCACCGTGCCGCCACGAGTACGACGACCAGCAGCAGCACCGCGTGGCTGAGCGCGGCCAGCCGCGAGCTCGCCCCGGACCGGACGTTGACGGCCGTCCGGGCGATCGCCGCGGTGGCGGGGATGCCGCCGAACAGCGGGCTGGCGACATTGGCGAGGCCCTGGCCGAGCAGCTCGCGGTCCGGGTCGTGACGCTGCCCGACGCTCATGGCGTCGGCCACCGTCGCCGACAGCAGGCTCTCCAGCGCGCCGAGCGCCGCGACCGCGACGGCGGCGAGCACCAGCGTGTCGAGGTCGCCCCACGGCACCGACGGCAGGCGCGGCGCGGGCAGCCCGGACGGGATGCTGCCGATCGTGTCGAGCGGTCGGTCCCCGCCGCGCGCCAGCAGGGCGTTCCCGACCGTCGCCAGGACGACGAGCACCAGCGCCGCCGGGAAGCCGGCACGCACCCGGGCCATGGCGACGATGACCACGGCGATGCCGAGCGCCGTCGCCGGCGCCCCCCACGTGGGGGCCGCGGCCCAGGCCCGGACGGCGTCCCTGGTGAGCACCAGGATCCGCTCGGCGTGCGCGTCGACGCCCAGGGCGGCGGGCAGCTGCTGGAGCGCGATGATGACGGCGATCCCGGCGGTGAAGCCCTCGATGACGGAGACCGGCACGTACCGGATCGCCCGCCCCGCGCCGGTGACGGCCAGGGCCAGCAGCATCAGGCCGGCGAGCAGGCCGACCACGAGGACGCCGTCGGCGCCGTGCGCCGCGACGATGGGGATGAGGACGACGGTCATCGCGCCCGTGGGCCCGCTGACCTGGACGTGGCTGCCCCCGAACACCGCCGCGACGGCCCCGGCGACGATCGCCGTCACGATGCCCGCACCGGCGCCGACGCCCGAGCTCACCCCGAACCCGAGGGCGAGCGGCAGCGCCACCAGCGCGACCATCACGCCCGCGGTCAGGTCGCGCCGGGGACTCGCCTGCGCCCAGTCCTCCCGCCGCGGGCCGAGCTGCCGGGCGCGCGCCAGCAGGGCGCTCATCCGGCGCCGGGGACCATCAGCTCGTCCTCGAGCTCGCTGCGGCTCTCGGCGAGCCCGACCAGGATCCGGCGGGCCGAGAGCAGCAGGTCGCGGACCTCGGGGACGCTGATCGAGTAGACGACGGCCGTGCCCTCGCGGCGCGAGACGACGAGCGACGTACGACGGAGCACGGCGAGCTGCTGGGACAGGTTGCTGGGCTCGATCGTGATCTGCTCCAGCAGCTCGTGCACCGCGTGGTCGCGCTCGGCGAGCAGCTCGAGGATCCGGATCCGGGCGGGGTGCCCGAGGGTGCGGAAGAACTCCGCCTTGGTCTGGTAGAGCGGAACACCCATCGCGCGGCCTCCCTGTCGTCGTGGCACCGGCAGACGCTAGAGTACATGACTTGAAGAAGTGTTCATGTAGTGATCCCTTCCGGGATCGGGCGACACGGGAGCGAACGGTGGCGAACATGCATCAGGCCATGGCCGAGGCGGGACTGACGAACCACTACGTCCAGCAGTACGTCGAGACCTGGGCGGCGATCACGGGAGCAGAGCGTGTCGAGGTCGTGTCCGCGGCTGATGACGCGCGTCTGGTCCAGGAGGCACTGGACGCGGGTGAGCTGTTTCCCGCCGGCGAGGGTCGTTACTACTCGCGTTCGTATTTCAAGGACACCGCGCGTGCTGAGGAGCGCACCATCGTCGCCACCAGTGACGAGAACGACAGGGGTGTGTACAACAACTGGAAGCCTGCTGCGGAGATGAAGCCGAAGCTGGTGGAGTTGATGACGGGTGCGTCGGTGGGCAAGACGATGTACGTGATCCCGTATCTGATGGCGCCGAAGGGCTCGCCGTTGGAGAGGTTCGCCGCGGGTGTGGAGCTGACCGACAACCGCAATGTGGTGCTGCAGATGATCCGTATGTCGCGGGTCGGTGTGGAGTTCGTCAACGATCTGGGCGAGTCCTTCGTCAAGGCCGTGCACGTGACCGGCGATCTGGAGAACCTCGGCCAGGGCACGCCTGAGGACAAGCGGTACTTCGTGACGGTGGCCGACGAGCGCACGATCTTGCACTTCGGCTCCTCCTACGGCGGCAACGCGCTGTTGGGCAAGATCGCCCATGGTCTGCGCCAGGGCGCCTACGACGGGTGGAAGAACGGTTTTCTGGTGGAGCAGTTCATGCTGCTCGGTATCACCGACAAGGAGACCGGGGCGAAGTACAACATCTGCGGTGGGTTCCCGTCGGCCTCGGGCAAGACGAACCTTGCGATGACGCTGGCCCCCGACGCGCTCGGTGAGCGCTACTACGTGGAGTTCTACGGCGACGACATCGCGTGGATCTGGGTGGGTGAGGACGGCAAGCTGTACGGGATGAACCCGGAGAACGGTGTCTTCGGTGTTGCGAAGGACACCAACGAGAAGACCAACCCGACCGCGATCGACTCGATCGTTGAGGGTACGGGTGCGATCTTCACCAACGTGGCCTACAACCCCAAGACCCAGGAGGTCTGGTGGGAGGGTCGCGGCGACAAGCCGGCGGATCTGGATGGTTGGGAGGACTGGAAGGGCGAGGTGATCGCCGAGCGGGCTCCGGAGAACGCCGAGGACCCGTGGGCGCACCCCAACTCGCGGTTCACGACCACGTTGGCGAATGTCCCGAACGTCGCGAAGGACTTCGAGGACCCGGCCGGTGTGGAGATCCACGGGATCATCTTCGGTGGCCGTACCCGCGATCGTGAGCCGTTGATCCGCGCGATCTCCGACGTCGCCGAGGGTGTGTACGACGGCCTGACCCTGGGTGCGGAGGCGACCGCCGCGGCCGACGGCCTCGAGGGTGTGCTGCGTTATGACCCGATGTCGATGCGTCCGTTCATGTCGTACTCCGAGGCCGACTATGCCGCGCACTGGCTCGAGGTGATCGGCCGCGCCACGACGAAGCCGATCTTCGCGCACGTGAACTGGTTCCAGCGTGGTGAGGATGGCCGCTTCCTGTGGCCGGGGTATCGGGAGAACCTGCGGCCGTTGAACTGGCTCATGCAGTTCCTGGGCGGCGAGGTCGAGGGTGTGCAGACCCCGGTCGGGGTGCTGCCGAAGCGTGAGGAGCTCAACCTCGAGGGCCTGGACGAGCAGACCCTGGCCGACCTCGACACGGTCCTGGCCATCGACGTCGAGCGCTGGCAGCAGGAGATGGGCTTCCGCGAGAAGCACCTCGCGCAGTTCGACGGGCTGCCCGAGGAGATCTGGGAAGCACACCGCCGCGTCGCCCAGGCCCTCGACAACGCCTGAGTCTCG harbors:
- a CDS encoding 3-hydroxyacyl-CoA dehydrogenase; protein product: MQISDTVALVTGGASGLGRATVEALLAKGGRAVILDLPGGAGEVAAKELGDAARFVPADVRSEDDVAAAIAAAAELGELRVVVNCAGTGDAIKTVGRDNTPYPFDKFQRIIEINLLGTFNVIRLTAAHMAGLDLLGEERGVIVNTASVAAFDGQIGQAAYSASKGGVVGMTLPIARDLASLGIRVVTIAPGLFDTPLLASLPEDARTSLGRQVPHPSRLGDPGEYGALAAHVVENPMLNGETIRLDGAIRMAPR
- a CDS encoding phosphoenolpyruvate carboxykinase (GTP), with the translated sequence MKKCSCSDPFRDRATRERTVANMHQAMAEAGLTNHYVQQYVETWAAITGAERVEVVSAADDARLVQEALDAGELFPAGEGRYYSRSYFKDTARAEERTIVATSDENDRGVYNNWKPAAEMKPKLVELMTGASVGKTMYVIPYLMAPKGSPLERFAAGVELTDNRNVVLQMIRMSRVGVEFVNDLGESFVKAVHVTGDLENLGQGTPEDKRYFVTVADERTILHFGSSYGGNALLGKIAHGLRQGAYDGWKNGFLVEQFMLLGITDKETGAKYNICGGFPSASGKTNLAMTLAPDALGERYYVEFYGDDIAWIWVGEDGKLYGMNPENGVFGVAKDTNEKTNPTAIDSIVEGTGAIFTNVAYNPKTQEVWWEGRGDKPADLDGWEDWKGEVIAERAPENAEDPWAHPNSRFTTTLANVPNVAKDFEDPAGVEIHGIIFGGRTRDREPLIRAISDVAEGVYDGLTLGAEATAAADGLEGVLRYDPMSMRPFMSYSEADYAAHWLEVIGRATTKPIFAHVNWFQRGEDGRFLWPGYRENLRPLNWLMQFLGGEVEGVQTPVGVLPKREELNLEGLDEQTLADLDTVLAIDVERWQQEMGFREKHLAQFDGLPEEIWEAHRRVAQALDNA
- a CDS encoding thiolase family protein → MPTPVIVDVVRLASGKGKPGGALSGTHPTSLLVHVLRSLVERNDLDPALVDDVIAGCVFQASEQALNIARNAVLGAGFPESVPGTTLDRQCGSSQQAVHFAAQGVAAGAYDVVIAAGVESMSRVPMGTTPMGKDPYGPEVAARYPEGLVNQGISAELVAARWKLDRETLDAYSAESHRRAAEAAAAGFFDREIVPIAVTGADGATLEHRLDETVRATTTVEGLAGLKPAFADEVFTERFPEIDWRITPGNSSPLTDGASAVLIMSEEAAAKLGLTPRARFVSYAVTGDDPVLMLTAPIPATRQALRRAGLGIDDLDAYEVNEAFAPVPLAWAQDLAADPAKLNPRGGAIALGHALGSSGTRLLGTLLNHLEATGGRYGLQTMCEAAGMANATIIERI
- a CDS encoding SulP family inorganic anion transporter gives rise to the protein MSALLARARQLGPRREDWAQASPRRDLTAGVMVALVALPLALGFGVSSGVGAGAGIVTAIVAGAVAAVFGGSHVQVSGPTGAMTVVLIPIVAAHGADGVLVVGLLAGLMLLALAVTGAGRAIRYVPVSVIEGFTAGIAVIIALQQLPAALGVDAHAERILVLTRDAVRAWAAAPTWGAPATALGIAVVIVAMARVRAGFPAALVLVVLATVGNALLARGGDRPLDTIGSIPSGLPAPRLPSVPWGDLDTLVLAAVAVAALGALESLLSATVADAMSVGQRHDPDRELLGQGLANVASPLFGGIPATAAIARTAVNVRSGASSRLAALSHAVLLLVVVLVAARWVGHIPLAALAGVLIATAVQMVRVSSLAPLLRATRGDAATLLVTAAATVVLDLVLAVVIGLAVAGFFALRQTATTARLEEVPLDGSDHHDEERRLLDEHIVAYRLDGPLFFAAAHDFLLELAEVGRVRVVVLRMSHLTTVDATGAHVLADTIGRLEQRGVTVLLSGTRPEHLAVLQQLGVHRQLAHERHLFATTPEAIAHARLHAGRIAHDPAEPGISAEPSGSRRRDGWSRR
- a CDS encoding ArsR/SmtB family transcription factor, coding for MGVPLYQTKAEFFRTLGHPARIRILELLAERDHAVHELLEQITIEPSNLSQQLAVLRRTSLVVSRREGTAVVYSISVPEVRDLLLSARRILVGLAESRSELEDELMVPGAG